One Mixta gaviniae genomic window carries:
- the sapF gene encoding putrescine export ABC transporter ATP-binding protein SapF, with amino-acid sequence MVETLLEVRNLSKTYRYRTGLFRRQHVEAVKDVSFTLRERQTLAIIGENGSGKSTLAKMLSGMVEPTAGEIVINDSPLRYGDYGFRSKLIRMIFQDPSTALNPRQRIGHILDFPLRLNSDLDARAREKRINATLRQVGLLPDHAAYYPHMLAPGQKQRVGLARALILQPKVIIADEAMASLDMSMRSQLVNLLLELQDKHGLSYIFVTQHLGMMKHISDQVLVMCQGEVVERGGTADVLAAPLHNLTRRMIASHFGEALTADAWRRDPPL; translated from the coding sequence ATGGTCGAGACGCTGCTGGAAGTGCGCAATCTCAGCAAAACTTATCGCTATCGTACCGGCCTGTTTCGCCGTCAGCATGTTGAGGCGGTAAAAGATGTCAGTTTTACGCTGCGCGAGCGGCAGACGCTGGCGATCATCGGCGAAAACGGCTCCGGCAAATCGACGCTGGCGAAAATGCTCAGCGGTATGGTGGAGCCGACCGCCGGTGAAATCGTCATTAACGATAGCCCGCTGCGCTACGGCGACTATGGTTTTCGCAGCAAGCTGATCCGCATGATTTTTCAGGACCCTTCCACCGCCCTGAATCCGCGTCAGCGTATCGGCCACATTCTTGATTTTCCGCTGCGCCTGAACAGCGATCTGGACGCCCGGGCGCGTGAGAAGCGCATTAACGCCACGCTGCGTCAGGTCGGCCTGCTGCCCGATCACGCCGCCTACTATCCGCATATGCTGGCACCGGGCCAGAAACAGCGCGTCGGGCTGGCGCGCGCGCTGATCCTGCAGCCGAAGGTGATTATCGCCGATGAGGCGATGGCCTCGCTCGATATGTCGATGCGCTCGCAGCTGGTTAACCTGCTGCTGGAGCTGCAGGATAAGCACGGGCTTTCCTATATTTTCGTTACCCAGCACCTTGGCATGATGAAACACATCAGCGATCAGGTGCTGGTGATGTGCCAGGGGGAAGTGGTGGAGCGCGGCGGCACCGCCGATGTATTAGCCGCGCCGCTGCATAACCTGACGCGCCGTATGATCGCCAGCCACTTCGGTGAGGCGCTGACGGCGGACGCGTGGCGCCGCGACCCGCCGCTTTAA
- the fabI gene encoding enoyl-ACP reductase FabI, with the protein MGFLSGKRILITGVASKLSIAYGIAQAMHKQGAELAFTYQNDKLKGRVEEFAKELGSDIVLPCDVAEDESITALFTELAKTWPKFDGFVHSIGFAPGDQLDGDYVNAVTREGFKIAHDISAYSFVAMAKECREMLNPNSALLTLSYLGAERAIPNYNVMGLAKASLEANVRYMANAMGPEGVRVNAVSAGPIRTLAASGIKDFRKMLAHCEAVTPIRRTVTIEDVGNSAAFLCSDLAGGITGEVVHVDGGFSIAAMNELELK; encoded by the coding sequence ATGGGTTTTCTTTCCGGTAAGCGCATTCTGATTACTGGCGTTGCCAGTAAACTCTCCATCGCCTACGGTATTGCACAGGCGATGCACAAACAGGGCGCGGAACTGGCTTTCACCTATCAGAACGATAAACTGAAAGGCCGCGTTGAAGAGTTCGCGAAAGAACTGGGCTCCGATATCGTTCTGCCATGTGACGTTGCTGAAGATGAGAGCATCACAGCGCTGTTTACTGAACTGGCAAAAACCTGGCCTAAATTTGACGGTTTCGTTCACTCTATCGGCTTCGCCCCGGGCGACCAGCTGGATGGCGACTATGTGAACGCCGTCACCCGCGAAGGTTTCAAAATCGCGCACGACATCAGCGCCTACAGCTTTGTCGCAATGGCGAAAGAGTGCCGTGAAATGCTGAACCCGAACTCAGCACTGCTGACCCTTTCCTACCTGGGTGCAGAGCGCGCTATCCCGAACTACAACGTGATGGGTCTGGCGAAAGCCTCTCTGGAAGCAAACGTGCGCTATATGGCGAACGCGATGGGCCCGGAAGGCGTGCGTGTTAACGCCGTTTCCGCGGGTCCGATCCGTACCCTGGCGGCGTCCGGCATCAAGGACTTCCGTAAAATGCTGGCGCACTGTGAAGCGGTTACGCCGATCCGTCGCACCGTGACCATCGAAGACGTGGGCAACTCCGCGGCCTTCCTCTGTTCCGACCTGGCCGGCGGCATCACCGGCGAAGTGGTTCACGTTGACGGTGGTTTCAGCATCGCTGCCATGAACGAACTGGAACTGAAATAA